The Bacteroides acidifaciens genome includes a region encoding these proteins:
- a CDS encoding glycosyltransferase family 1 protein: MKIKVSNVNTPNWKEVTVKSRIPEELEKLSEIARNIWWAWNFEATELFRDLDPELWKECGQNPVLLLERMSYEKLEALAKDKVILKRMDEVYTKFKDYMDVKPDEQRPSVAYFSMEYGLSSVLKIYSGGLGVLAGDYLKEASDSNVDLCAVGFLYRYGYFTQTLSMDGQQIANYEAQNFGQLPIDRVIDADGKPLVVDVPYLDYYVHANVWRVNVGRVSLYLLDTDNEMNSEFDRPITHQLYGGDWENRLKQEILLGIGGILTLKALGIKKDIYHCNEGHAALINVQRICDYVATGLTYDQAIELVRASSLYTVHTPVPAGHDYFDEGLFGKYMSGYPARMGITWDDLMDLGRNNPGDKGERFCMSVFACNTSQEVNGVSWLHGKVSQEMFSSIWKGYFPEESHVGYVTNGVHFPTWSATEWKELYFKYFNENFWFDQSNPKIWEAIYNVPDEEIWKTRMTMKNKLVDYIRKSFRDTWLKNQGDPSRIVSLMDKINPNALLIGFGRRFATYKRAHLLFTDLERLSKIVNNPDYPVQFLFTGKAHPHDGAGQGLIKRIIEISRRPEFLGKIIFLENYDMQLARRLVSGVDIWLNTPTRPLEASGTSGEKALMNGVVNFSVLDGWWLEGYREGAGWALTEKRTYQNQEHQDQLDAATIYSILETEIMPLYYARNKKGYSEGWIKVVKNSIAQIAPHYTMKRQLDDYFNKFYCKQAKRFAVLAADDNAKAKEIAAWKEEVVAKWDSIEIVSCDKVEELAKGDIESGKEYTITYVIDEKGLNDAIGLELVTTYTTADGKQHVYSVEPFSVIKKEGNLYTFQVKHSLSNAGSFKVSYRMFPKNSDLPHRQDFCYVRWFV; this comes from the coding sequence ATGAAAATCAAAGTTAGTAATGTGAATACTCCCAACTGGAAAGAGGTTACTGTGAAATCACGTATACCGGAAGAGTTGGAGAAGTTGTCTGAAATCGCACGCAACATTTGGTGGGCATGGAATTTTGAAGCGACTGAACTGTTTAGAGATCTAGATCCGGAACTTTGGAAAGAATGTGGACAGAATCCAGTACTGTTGTTGGAACGTATGAGCTATGAAAAGCTGGAAGCACTGGCAAAAGACAAAGTGATTCTGAAAAGAATGGATGAAGTTTATACGAAATTCAAGGATTACATGGATGTGAAGCCGGATGAGCAACGCCCATCTGTAGCTTATTTCAGTATGGAATATGGCTTGAGCAGCGTCCTGAAAATATATTCCGGTGGTCTGGGTGTATTGGCTGGTGACTATCTGAAAGAGGCTTCTGACAGCAATGTTGATTTGTGTGCGGTAGGTTTCTTGTATCGTTACGGTTATTTTACTCAAACATTGTCCATGGACGGACAGCAGATAGCTAACTACGAAGCGCAGAACTTCGGCCAGCTTCCTATCGACCGTGTAATAGATGCAGACGGAAAGCCGTTGGTGGTAGATGTTCCTTATCTGGATTATTATGTTCATGCTAATGTATGGCGTGTTAATGTAGGACGTGTCTCTTTGTATCTGTTGGATACAGATAACGAAATGAACAGCGAGTTCGACCGTCCTATCACTCACCAGCTTTATGGCGGTGACTGGGAAAACCGTCTGAAACAGGAAATTCTGTTAGGTATCGGTGGTATCCTGACATTGAAGGCATTGGGGATCAAGAAAGATATTTATCACTGTAATGAAGGACATGCTGCATTGATTAATGTTCAGCGTATCTGTGACTACGTAGCTACCGGATTGACATACGATCAGGCTATCGAGCTGGTTCGTGCTTCTTCTCTTTATACGGTTCATACACCGGTTCCGGCAGGACACGACTATTTTGACGAAGGCTTGTTCGGTAAATATATGAGTGGCTATCCTGCAAGAATGGGTATCACTTGGGACGACTTGATGGATCTCGGACGTAACAATCCGGGTGATAAGGGCGAACGTTTCTGTATGTCTGTCTTTGCTTGCAACACTTCTCAGGAAGTGAACGGTGTAAGCTGGCTGCACGGAAAAGTTTCTCAAGAAATGTTCTCTTCTATCTGGAAAGGTTATTTCCCCGAAGAAAGTCACGTAGGATATGTGACGAACGGTGTTCACTTCCCGACTTGGAGCGCAACGGAGTGGAAAGAACTGTACTTTAAATATTTCAACGAAAACTTCTGGTTCGATCAGTCTAACCCTAAGATTTGGGAAGCTATTTACAATGTGCCCGATGAAGAAATTTGGAAGACTCGTATGACGATGAAGAATAAGTTGGTTGACTATATCCGCAAGTCATTCCGCGATACTTGGTTGAAGAACCAGGGAGATCCTTCACGTATCGTTTCACTGATGGATAAGATCAATCCGAATGCATTGTTGATTGGTTTCGGTCGTCGTTTCGCTACTTACAAACGTGCACACTTGCTGTTTACTGACTTGGAACGTCTTTCTAAGATTGTGAACAATCCTGACTATCCGGTACAGTTCCTGTTTACAGGTAAGGCTCACCCGCACGATGGAGCAGGACAGGGCTTGATTAAGCGTATTATTGAAATTTCTCGCCGTCCTGAATTCCTGGGCAAGATTATCTTCCTCGAAAACTACGATATGCAGTTGGCTCGTCGTTTGGTTTCCGGTGTTGATATTTGGTTGAATACTCCGACTCGTCCGTTGGAAGCATCCGGTACGTCAGGTGAAAAAGCATTGATGAACGGTGTTGTCAACTTCTCTGTGTTGGACGGATGGTGGCTGGAAGGTTACCGTGAAGGTGCAGGTTGGGCGTTGACTGAAAAACGTACTTACCAGAATCAGGAACATCAGGATCAATTGGATGCTGCTACTATTTACAGCATTCTTGAAACTGAAATTATGCCGTTGTATTATGCACGCAACAAGAAAGGATATTCTGAAGGCTGGATCAAGGTCGTTAAGAATTCTATCGCACAGATTGCTCCTCATTATACAATGAAACGTCAGTTGGATGATTACTTTAATAAATTCTATTGCAAGCAAGCTAAACGTTTCGCTGTTTTGGCTGCTGATGACAATGCGAAAGCAAAAGAAATCGCAGCTTGGAAAGAAGAAGTGGTTGCTAAATGGGATTCTATCGAAATCGTATCTTGCGATAAGGTAGAAGAACTGGCAAAAGGCGATATCGAAAGCGGAAAAGAATATACTATTACTTACGTAATTGATGAGAAAGGCTTGAATGATGCAATAGGACTCGAACTGGTAACGACTTATACAACTGCTGACGGTAAGCAGCATGTTTACTCAGTAGAACCGTTCAGCGTAATCAAGAAGGAAGGTAATTTGTACACATTCCAGGTTAAACATAGCTTATCAAATGCAGGTAGCTTCAAGGTGTCTTACCGTATGTTCCCGAAGAACTCGGATCTTCCACACCGTCAGGACTTCTGCTACGTACGTTGGTTTGTCTGA
- the potA gene encoding polyamine ABC transporter ATP-binding protein, which yields MNMQEDKSIIEVSHVSKYFGEKTALDDVTLNVKKGEFVTILGPSGCGKTTLLRLIAGFQTASEGEIRISGKEITQTPPHKRPVNTVFQKYALFPHLNVYDNIAFGLKLKKTPKQTIGKKVKAALKMVGMTDYEYRDVDSLSGGQQQRVAIARAIVNEPEVLLLDEPLAALDLKMRKDMQMELKEMHKSLGITFVYVTHDQEEALTLSDTIVVMSEGKIQQIGTPIDIYNEPINSFVADFIGESNILNGTMIHDKLVRFCGTEFECVDEGFGENVPVDVVIRPEDLYIFPVSDMAQLTGVVQTSIFKGVHYEMTVLCGGYEFLVQDYHHFEVGAEVGLLVKPFDIHIMKKERICNTFEGKLLDATHVEFLGCSFECAPVEGMEPDMNVKVEVDFDKVILQDNEEDGTLTGEVKFILYKGDHYHLTVFSDWDENVFVDTNDVWDDGDRVGITIPPDAIRVIKITD from the coding sequence ATGAATATGCAAGAAGATAAATCCATCATTGAGGTGAGCCATGTCTCGAAGTATTTCGGCGAGAAAACAGCATTGGATGATGTGACTCTGAACGTGAAAAAGGGCGAGTTTGTCACGATACTCGGACCTTCCGGTTGCGGGAAAACCACGTTGTTGCGTCTCATTGCCGGTTTTCAGACGGCTTCGGAAGGTGAAATCAGAATTTCGGGGAAGGAAATCACACAAACTCCACCCCACAAGCGTCCGGTAAATACGGTATTCCAGAAATATGCTCTGTTTCCGCATTTGAATGTTTACGACAATATCGCTTTCGGTCTGAAACTGAAAAAGACACCGAAGCAGACCATTGGGAAGAAAGTGAAAGCTGCTCTGAAAATGGTGGGCATGACGGATTATGAATATCGTGATGTCGATTCTCTCTCCGGTGGCCAGCAACAGCGCGTAGCCATCGCCCGTGCCATTGTCAACGAACCGGAAGTGTTGCTGCTCGATGAACCGCTGGCTGCGCTCGACCTGAAAATGCGCAAGGATATGCAGATGGAACTCAAGGAAATGCATAAATCTCTAGGAATCACATTTGTCTACGTCACTCACGACCAGGAAGAGGCGCTTACATTGAGCGACACGATTGTCGTAATGAGTGAAGGGAAGATTCAGCAGATCGGTACGCCGATTGATATATATAATGAACCTATCAATTCTTTTGTTGCGGACTTTATCGGAGAAAGTAACATCTTGAATGGTACGATGATTCATGACAAATTGGTACGTTTCTGCGGTACGGAGTTCGAATGTGTGGACGAAGGATTCGGTGAGAATGTTCCGGTAGATGTGGTGATTCGTCCGGAAGACTTGTATATTTTCCCGGTTTCGGATATGGCACAGTTGACAGGAGTGGTGCAGACTTCCATATTCAAAGGCGTGCATTATGAAATGACCGTGCTTTGCGGTGGTTATGAATTCCTTGTGCAGGATTACCATCATTTTGAGGTAGGGGCGGAAGTCGGTTTGCTAGTGAAGCCTTTCGATATTCATATTATGAAGAAAGAGCGTATCTGCAATACTTTTGAAGGAAAGTTGCTGGATGCCACTCATGTGGAATTCCTCGGTTGCAGCTTTGAGTGTGCTCCGGTAGAAGGTATGGAGCCTGATATGAATGTCAAAGTGGAAGTGGATTTCGACAAGGTGATTCTTCAGGATAATGAGGAAGACGGAACACTGACGGGAGAGGTGAAGTTTATCCTTTACAAGGGTGACCATTACCATCTGACGGTGTTCTCCGACTGGGACGAGAATGTGTTTGTAGATACGAACGACGTATGGGACGACGGCGACCGCGTAGGTATTACCATCCCCCCGGATGCCATTCGTGTAATTAAAATAACCGATTAA
- a CDS encoding TlpA disulfide reductase family protein — MKKLTYLVIATAALGMVACTGNKAGYVVTGTVEGAVDGDTVYLQEATGRNLTKLDTAVISKGTFTFKGTQDSVVNRYVTCEVNGTLLTVDFFLENGKINVTLGKDDDSVTGTANNDAYQELRAKINDISKKMNAIYESMGDSTLSDEQKEAKQKEGADLQEQYENAIKEAVQKNITNPVGVFLFKQTFYNNSTAENEALLQQVPANLQNDEAIVRIKELTETQKKTAVGTKFIDFEMETPDGKTVKLSDYVGKGKVVLVDFWASWCGPCRREMPNLVEAYAKYKGKNFEIVGVSLDQDGAAWKESIKKMNMTWPQMSDLKFWQSKGAQLYAINSIPHTVLIDGDGTIIARGLHGEELQAKIAEVVK, encoded by the coding sequence ATGAAAAAATTAACTTATTTAGTTATCGCAACTGCTGCTTTGGGTATGGTAGCTTGTACCGGCAACAAAGCCGGCTACGTTGTTACAGGTACAGTAGAGGGCGCAGTCGATGGTGACACCGTTTATCTTCAGGAAGCTACAGGTCGAAATCTGACTAAACTCGATACAGCTGTCATCTCTAAAGGAACTTTTACCTTTAAAGGTACACAAGATTCTGTTGTCAACCGCTATGTCACTTGTGAAGTTAACGGAACACTGTTGACGGTTGATTTCTTCCTCGAAAACGGAAAAATCAATGTTACTTTAGGCAAAGATGATGATTCTGTTACTGGTACTGCCAACAACGACGCTTACCAGGAACTCAGAGCTAAAATCAATGACATCAGCAAGAAAATGAATGCTATCTACGAATCAATGGGGGACTCCACATTGAGCGATGAACAGAAAGAAGCCAAACAAAAAGAAGGAGCCGACTTACAGGAACAGTACGAAAACGCAATCAAGGAAGCTGTACAGAAAAACATCACCAACCCTGTTGGCGTATTCTTGTTCAAACAGACTTTCTACAATAACTCTACTGCCGAAAACGAAGCATTACTGCAACAGGTTCCGGCTAACTTGCAAAACGATGAAGCTATCGTAAGAATCAAGGAACTGACCGAAACACAGAAAAAGACTGCCGTAGGTACCAAGTTCATTGACTTCGAAATGGAAACCCCGGACGGGAAAACTGTGAAACTGTCTGATTATGTAGGTAAAGGCAAAGTGGTATTGGTTGACTTCTGGGCAAGCTGGTGCGGTCCTTGCCGTCGCGAAATGCCTAACCTGGTAGAAGCTTACGCCAAATACAAAGGCAAAAACTTCGAAATCGTAGGTGTATCCCTCGATCAGGATGGTGCTGCCTGGAAAGAATCTATCAAGAAAATGAACATGACCTGGCCGCAAATGTCCGACCTGAAATTCTGGCAAAGCAAAGGTGCACAACTTTACGCTATAAACAGTATTCCTCACACAGTATTGATCGACGGTGACGGTACGATTATTGCCCGCGGTCTGCACGGAGAAGAACTTCAAGCTAAAATAGCAGAAGTTGTAAAATAA